Proteins encoded together in one Pseudoalteromonas xiamenensis window:
- a CDS encoding glutamate-5-semialdehyde dehydrogenase, which yields MSLIRELSKGAAKAAKKLALLSTAQKNRVLSAMAQGLREQQATILDANKLDLDAAHNAGLSPAMIDRLTLTPDRIEAMAQGIETIVSLPDPVGATRELCTRPNGIRIRKMRVPLGVVCMIYEARPNVTADAGALCFKSGNGVILRGGKEALQSSLAIASVLHQVLETHGVPKDVITVVPDPDRALMMELMQQKDYIDLIIPRGGEGLINFVTENSTVPVIQHFKGVCHLYVDKEADLDVALSLLLNGKTQRTGVCNALEGLLVHSEIAAAFLPLVARALADKQVKINACQRSFSYFENATILADDEFGEEYLSLEIAVRIVDDFDAALDHIDAFGSHHTEVICTTNAQTGVLFQRSVDASVVMVNASSRFSDGGELGLGAEIGIATSKLHAYGPMGLESLTTEKYLVDGEGQVRS from the coding sequence GTGAGTTTAATCAGAGAATTATCAAAAGGTGCTGCGAAAGCAGCTAAGAAACTAGCTTTGTTATCTACAGCACAAAAAAATCGAGTATTAAGCGCTATGGCGCAAGGACTACGTGAGCAGCAAGCCACCATCCTAGATGCAAATAAGCTTGATTTAGATGCTGCGCACAATGCTGGACTTTCGCCCGCAATGATAGACCGATTGACGCTTACACCCGATAGAATTGAGGCAATGGCACAAGGTATCGAGACCATCGTTTCGCTGCCCGATCCGGTTGGAGCGACACGAGAACTATGTACTCGCCCAAATGGCATCCGTATCCGAAAAATGCGCGTGCCGCTCGGTGTGGTGTGCATGATTTATGAGGCACGACCGAATGTTACTGCAGATGCTGGTGCTTTGTGTTTTAAGTCGGGTAATGGGGTTATTTTAAGAGGTGGTAAAGAGGCATTACAAAGTTCATTAGCAATTGCATCTGTTCTTCATCAAGTGCTTGAAACTCATGGCGTACCTAAAGATGTTATTACCGTTGTTCCAGATCCTGATAGAGCCTTGATGATGGAGCTGATGCAACAAAAAGACTACATCGACCTTATTATTCCCCGAGGCGGTGAAGGGCTAATCAATTTCGTTACGGAAAATAGTACGGTGCCGGTTATCCAGCATTTTAAAGGCGTATGTCATCTATATGTTGATAAAGAGGCTGATTTGGACGTTGCCCTTTCGCTTTTGCTTAACGGTAAAACACAGCGAACAGGGGTTTGCAATGCGCTGGAAGGGTTGTTAGTGCACAGTGAAATTGCCGCGGCCTTTTTACCGTTAGTGGCTCGTGCTTTGGCAGATAAACAGGTCAAAATTAATGCGTGCCAGAGGTCGTTTAGCTACTTTGAAAATGCGACCATTTTGGCTGATGACGAATTTGGCGAAGAGTATCTTAGCTTAGAAATAGCTGTACGTATCGTAGATGATTTTGACGCAGCATTAGACCACATTGATGCGTTCGGTAGTCATCATACTGAAGTGATTTGCACGACGAACGCACAAACAGGAGTATTGTTTCAACGTAGCGTCGATGCCTCTGTTGTTATGGTTAATGCCTCGTCTCGTTTTTCGGATGGTGGCGAGTTGGGGCTTGGTGCTGAAATTGGTATTGCAACGAGCAAACTTCACGCCTATGGACCAATGGGACTTGAATCGTTGACCACGGAAAAATATTTAGTCGATGGTGAAGGCCAAGTGAGAAGCTAA
- a CDS encoding MFS transporter, translating into MPLVLLLLCSVVIFFVLYAPQPLLVLFSSDFNVSPAQSGSLMSLTMLPLAIAPIVYGLFLAKRNLLFVLKMTMVGLALSCLLFVHVDSFYLLQWLRFIQGLLLPAALTSMTGYIGMSYQGTTLQKNMSLYIGSTILGGYLGRVLSASFASMLDWQSFYYVIAVLLILLSCLIKPTNHQAQIKAANSPKDYLRPLKNRALISLYLAVFCMFFCFAGLMNFLPFILQDTYAITDPKDVGLVYTGYLAGATLSVTSPWIVKKCPSASVFIFWIFILYVLTLMVMQFPSFWLFITAFTLFCMAMFMIHTTAAGFANHLSQAPSTVTNGAYVSFYYSGGALGSFLPGFAFEHLGTHGFLLTLTCVCMLGTWCITQVNKKAGNVPSL; encoded by the coding sequence ATGCCTCTTGTATTGTTGTTGCTATGTTCGGTTGTCATTTTTTTTGTACTTTATGCACCGCAGCCGCTATTAGTTCTTTTCAGTTCTGACTTTAATGTCTCGCCTGCACAAAGTGGCTCGTTAATGTCGCTCACAATGCTGCCTCTAGCCATTGCGCCAATCGTATACGGGCTCTTTTTAGCAAAACGAAACCTATTATTCGTTCTTAAAATGACCATGGTTGGGCTTGCTCTCTCCTGTCTGCTCTTTGTCCACGTGGATAGCTTTTATTTATTACAATGGCTTCGATTTATTCAAGGTTTGCTATTACCGGCTGCGTTAACCAGTATGACAGGCTACATTGGTATGAGTTACCAAGGTACAACGCTTCAAAAGAACATGAGTTTGTATATCGGTAGTACCATTCTTGGGGGGTATCTAGGTCGAGTGTTATCCGCCAGCTTCGCATCGATGCTCGACTGGCAAAGTTTTTACTATGTTATAGCGGTGCTGCTCATATTACTGTCTTGTTTAATCAAGCCGACCAATCATCAAGCACAAATAAAAGCCGCCAACTCACCGAAAGATTATTTGCGCCCTCTCAAAAACCGTGCACTTATTTCACTTTATCTTGCGGTTTTTTGTATGTTCTTCTGTTTTGCTGGATTAATGAATTTCTTACCATTTATTTTGCAAGATACTTATGCCATCACCGATCCAAAAGATGTCGGTCTCGTTTATACCGGCTATTTAGCAGGTGCAACACTCAGTGTGACAAGCCCATGGATAGTAAAAAAATGCCCCAGTGCATCGGTGTTTATTTTCTGGATTTTTATTCTTTATGTCCTAACGCTAATGGTCATGCAGTTTCCTTCATTTTGGCTTTTTATCACTGCATTTACCTTATTCTGTATGGCAATGTTTATGATCCATACAACCGCCGCAGGATTTGCCAATCACCTCAGCCAAGCTCCATCAACAGTGACTAATGGCGCTTACGTCTCCTTTTATTACAGCGGTGGTGCACTCGGCTCATTTCTTCCTGGTTTTGCTTTTGAGCACCTCGGTACCCATGGTTTTTTACTAACATTGACATGTGTGTGTATGTTAGGCACGTGGTGTATTACACAGGTTAACAAAAAAGCCGGTAACGTGCCGAGTCTGTAA
- a CDS encoding prolyl-tRNA synthetase associated domain-containing protein, protein MSSTQAPHEQHPNRLLLSKTLNALGIEWLCYEHPPLYTCDEADALGLKRDGTRIKNLFLRDNYGRAHFLLLTHAETQVDLKSLSRQLNVSRLGFASSERLMRYLKVKPGCVSGLSLFNDENRSVELWIDHALWCEAELWQCHPFDNHLTWVLKKVDLVRFWTHLGYEPKLIDLPRF, encoded by the coding sequence ATGAGTAGCACTCAAGCACCGCATGAGCAACACCCAAATCGTCTTTTACTTTCAAAGACACTCAATGCTCTTGGGATTGAGTGGTTATGCTATGAACATCCTCCACTCTATACGTGTGATGAAGCCGACGCATTAGGACTTAAACGAGACGGGACTCGCATTAAAAATTTATTCTTGCGGGATAACTATGGACGAGCGCATTTTCTATTGCTCACTCATGCTGAAACTCAAGTTGATTTGAAATCGTTGTCCCGCCAATTAAACGTATCACGGCTCGGATTTGCCTCATCAGAACGTCTAATGCGGTATCTTAAGGTGAAACCCGGGTGTGTATCTGGATTGTCACTATTCAACGATGAAAATCGTTCTGTGGAGCTTTGGATAGATCATGCCCTTTGGTGTGAAGCTGAATTGTGGCAATGTCATCCATTTGACAATCACTTAACTTGGGTTTTGAAAAAAGTAGATTTAGTCCGTTTTTGGACACATCTGGGTTACGAACCAAAGTTAATCGATCTACCAAGGTTTTAA